A region from the Aquimarina sp. ERC-38 genome encodes:
- a CDS encoding YqaE/Pmp3 family membrane protein encodes MSFWRVVLAIFFPPLAVLGKGCGSLLIVLLLTLCGWVPGVIAALVILNNPER; translated from the coding sequence ATGAGTTTTTGGAGAGTTGTTTTAGCTATCTTTTTTCCGCCTCTGGCGGTATTAGGTAAAGGTTGCGGATCTTTACTAATTGTATTATTACTTACTCTTTGTGGCTGGGTACCCGGGGTTATTGCTGCGTTGGTTATTTTAAATAATCCGGAGAGGTAG
- a CDS encoding CPBP family glutamic-type intramembrane protease has protein sequence MHFVLINFLVAFGFIFFTSFLSAIINYDIYTALENNKTTLERLKMWGLMMTLVPFVEELAFRLLLQKSKLNYIVSISLILLFIFTILSDPSDYLPFINELPFKFIGYIPILLLLLLLSYLSYTYLFKDIYISVSVKKLLYATSILFAILHFSNYKNIELIHIILFPLLIAHHFIFGVFAGYLRLKLGFKWAVYFHALTNVIAVFFMAIKHFSELYISN, from the coding sequence TTGCATTTTGTATTAATTAATTTTTTAGTAGCGTTTGGTTTTATTTTTTTTACTTCTTTTCTCTCTGCCATTATTAATTATGATATTTATACTGCCTTAGAGAACAATAAAACTACTTTAGAACGATTAAAAATGTGGGGGCTTATGATGACTTTGGTTCCTTTTGTAGAAGAATTAGCTTTTAGATTACTATTACAAAAGAGTAAACTCAACTATATTGTTTCAATTTCCTTAATTTTACTATTCATATTTACAATATTATCTGACCCATCTGATTATCTTCCGTTTATAAACGAATTACCTTTTAAATTTATAGGCTATATTCCAATATTACTATTATTATTATTGTTATCGTATCTTAGCTACACTTATTTATTTAAAGACATATATATTTCAGTTAGTGTCAAAAAATTATTATACGCTACTTCAATTTTATTTGCAATTCTACACTTTAGTAATTATAAAAATATAGAGTTAATACATATAATTTTATTTCCGCTTCTTATCGCTCACCATTTTATTTTTGGGGTCTTTGCAGGTTACCTACGATTAAAACTTGGTTTTAAATGGGCGGTCTACTTCCATGCATTAACAAATGTAATTGCCGTCTTCTTTATGGCTATTAAACATTTTTCGGAATTATATATATCTAATTAA
- a CDS encoding helix-turn-helix domain-containing protein, translating to MMEVLDRIKEIRKHKGYSHEYIANELNISQVAYSKLEKNETKLTVERLYQLSEISETPIEDFLSSKGKNTINQNLYDSSTGYVENLYQENKEKTNKIIELYEARLADKDRLIDQLSI from the coding sequence ATGATGGAAGTTTTAGATCGAATTAAAGAAATCAGAAAACACAAAGGATATTCACATGAATATATTGCCAATGAATTAAACATTAGTCAGGTAGCTTATAGTAAGTTGGAAAAAAATGAAACCAAACTAACGGTTGAACGCCTTTATCAGTTATCTGAAATTTCAGAAACTCCTATCGAAGATTTTTTAAGTTCAAAAGGTAAAAATACTATTAATCAAAATTTGTATGATAGTTCTACAGGATATGTTGAAAACCTCTATCAGGAAAACAAAGAAAAAACAAATAAAATCATTGAACTTTATGAAGCCAGACTAGCAGATAAAGATCGTTTAATTGACCAACTTTCTATATAA
- a CDS encoding DEAD/DEAH box helicase: MENIICYHLVEQKIPGVPPLPVAFLVSTKNEQLQYIEKQITETILSYSGVEYQNTDHEQLLNLCNQLHPIALGKRFQPKKSRKKTPLIALFLDTRTKEVILNFIIRKLTSFYKTITKNEFPLCFGAERNIYLETTRIQTKLTLLEPILQFTKTTNGINYAFTLREGKKNYLPKDQVIIILLNTPSYLLMNGRLCSVPHLNANKLIPFFTKEQINIPEKHCKSYLEKIIIPLLKNIEIQTEGFDIIIENQISAYTLKITDNFKQDGYVATVLFEYNHQIFEYHWSKTTASTIEVDHTNKITIRQVQRNRTKEKEIVQFLIDQGFQLNASLFLEFPMDTDPYGMLSWVKSHRRFLKEHQFDVELPVIDGKEILLATPELHINTTAEKDWFDIKGIVSVGHHQIPFYKFIPFIRDNNRHFPIDKETVFIIPLPWMQTYKAMATYGKQKGERFTVSKSNYTLLENITTPEVLDIQKHDLTDYQPSKLLKADLRPYQHEGVTWLIQHYQNALGACLADDMGLGKTLQTIAMLVYAKENLPTSNVVQDKIQFDLFSDPLEVKTYLNALIVLPSSLVFNWANEIQKFAPHFAIALFTGTKRKELKSYLNTYDVILTTYSILNRDLNTFLKFEFQYLVLDESQQIKNKESKIFQAINQVRTAHKISLSGTPIENSLSDLWSQMQFINPGMLGSFRFFKEQFKIPIEKEQDTERIKELKLLVDPFILRRTKEQVAKDLPKLSEQVIFTEMLPKQENYYETEKSAARNALLSLDQNPKNKIKILNTLMKLRQIANHPVLANSSATEGSGKFIDIIEFLTTLNKADKKALVFSSFVSHLEIYQNWCDQQNTRYTSLTGQTPAKKREQIVADFQEKKDIRFFFISLKAGGVGLNLTEASYVLLLDPWWNPFAEQQAIARAHRIGQTNNVLVTRFITKNSIEEKILKLQENKKQLSENIIDVNSIPEYVTAELEELLS, from the coding sequence ATGGAAAACATTATTTGCTACCACCTGGTTGAACAAAAAATTCCGGGAGTTCCACCTTTACCGGTAGCCTTTTTAGTTTCAACAAAAAACGAGCAATTACAATATATTGAAAAACAAATCACCGAAACCATCCTTTCCTATTCAGGAGTTGAATATCAAAACACGGATCATGAACAATTGTTAAATCTTTGCAATCAATTACATCCAATAGCTTTAGGAAAACGCTTTCAGCCTAAAAAATCCAGGAAAAAGACGCCATTGATTGCCTTATTTCTGGATACCCGGACGAAAGAAGTCATCTTAAATTTTATTATTAGAAAGCTTACTTCTTTTTATAAAACAATTACAAAAAATGAATTTCCCTTATGTTTTGGTGCGGAAAGAAATATATATTTAGAAACTACCCGGATTCAGACCAAACTAACACTTTTAGAACCTATCCTTCAGTTTACTAAAACTACCAATGGAATTAATTATGCATTTACCTTGCGAGAAGGTAAGAAAAATTATCTTCCTAAAGATCAGGTAATTATTATTTTATTAAACACTCCCTCCTACTTGCTGATGAACGGTCGGTTATGTAGCGTGCCACATCTCAATGCCAACAAGCTAATTCCCTTTTTCACTAAAGAACAAATCAACATCCCCGAGAAACATTGTAAAAGCTATTTGGAAAAAATTATCATTCCATTACTTAAAAATATAGAAATTCAAACGGAAGGATTTGATATTATCATTGAAAACCAAATAAGTGCATATACGTTAAAAATTACGGATAACTTTAAACAGGATGGTTATGTCGCTACCGTACTTTTTGAATATAACCACCAAATTTTTGAATATCACTGGAGTAAAACCACCGCTTCTACCATTGAAGTAGATCATACCAATAAAATTACCATTCGGCAGGTACAACGAAATAGGACCAAAGAAAAAGAAATCGTACAATTTTTAATTGACCAGGGCTTTCAGTTAAATGCCAGTCTGTTTTTAGAATTTCCTATGGATACTGATCCTTATGGCATGTTAAGTTGGGTGAAAAGTCATAGACGATTTTTAAAAGAACATCAGTTTGACGTTGAATTACCAGTTATTGACGGTAAAGAAATACTATTAGCTACTCCGGAACTTCATATAAATACCACCGCAGAAAAAGACTGGTTTGATATTAAAGGAATCGTAAGCGTAGGACATCATCAGATTCCATTCTACAAATTTATCCCCTTTATTAGGGATAATAACCGTCACTTTCCTATTGATAAAGAAACCGTTTTTATTATTCCGTTACCCTGGATGCAAACCTATAAAGCCATGGCTACTTACGGAAAACAAAAAGGGGAACGCTTTACGGTAAGTAAAAGTAACTACACCCTTTTAGAAAACATTACCACGCCGGAAGTCTTGGATATTCAGAAACACGACCTTACTGATTATCAACCTTCGAAATTACTAAAAGCAGATTTACGGCCGTATCAACATGAAGGAGTTACCTGGTTGATACAGCATTATCAAAATGCTTTGGGGGCTTGCCTGGCAGATGATATGGGCTTAGGTAAAACTTTGCAAACCATTGCGATGCTAGTTTACGCCAAAGAAAATCTTCCGACTTCAAATGTCGTCCAAGATAAAATTCAATTTGACTTATTTAGTGATCCGCTGGAAGTAAAGACGTATTTAAACGCTCTGATCGTTCTCCCCTCTTCTTTGGTTTTCAACTGGGCTAACGAGATTCAAAAGTTTGCGCCTCATTTTGCCATCGCTTTATTCACCGGAACAAAACGTAAGGAATTAAAATCTTATTTAAATACCTACGACGTCATTTTAACTACCTATTCAATTTTAAACCGGGATTTGAACACCTTTCTAAAATTTGAATTTCAATACTTAGTTCTTGATGAAAGCCAACAGATTAAAAATAAAGAGTCTAAAATTTTTCAAGCAATTAACCAGGTACGGACAGCTCATAAAATTTCGTTAAGCGGTACACCGATTGAAAATTCTTTGTCTGACCTTTGGTCGCAAATGCAATTTATCAATCCCGGGATGCTAGGTAGTTTTCGCTTTTTTAAAGAACAATTTAAAATTCCTATTGAAAAAGAGCAAGATACAGAGCGTATTAAAGAATTAAAATTATTAGTAGACCCTTTTATTTTACGTAGAACTAAAGAACAGGTAGCTAAGGATTTACCTAAACTTTCTGAACAAGTTATTTTTACAGAAATGCTCCCAAAACAGGAGAACTATTACGAAACCGAAAAATCGGCTGCTCGAAATGCATTACTTTCCTTAGATCAAAACCCAAAAAATAAAATTAAAATTCTGAATACGTTGATGAAGCTTCGGCAGATTGCCAATCATCCGGTATTAGCCAATAGTAGTGCTACCGAAGGTTCAGGAAAGTTTATAGATATCATCGAATTTCTTACAACGTTGAACAAAGCTGATAAAAAAGCCTTGGTATTTAGTTCGTTTGTATCGCATTTAGAAATTTATCAGAATTGGTGTGATCAGCAAAATACAAGGTATACCAGCCTGACCGGACAAACCCCTGCCAAAAAACGAGAACAAATTGTAGCAGATTTCCAGGAAAAAAAAGACATCCGGTTCTTTTTTATTTCGCTAAAGGCGGGAGGAGTTGGATTAAACCTTACTGAAGCCTCGTATGTACTATTATTAGACCCATGGTGGAACCCTTTTGCGGAACAACAGGCGATTGCAAGGGCACATCGGATCGGACAAACAAACAATGTACTCGTTACCCGGTTTATTACTAAAAACAGTATTGAAGAAAAGATTTTAAAACTACAAGAAAACAAAAAACAGTTATCCGAAAATATTATTGACGTAAACAGTATCCCGGAGTATGTTACTGCTGAGTTGGAGGAATTGTTGAGTTAA
- a CDS encoding DUF4844 domain-containing protein has product MTKYIKILVLFLTLAACGQKAIEMKTPENANEKFTEFIAKKKFIAENYYPGIADEKMRPIFTKKINNAASDFKNVAESENPTNKKYQEQIKIGLSRFADVYMELDSEDRERICTYFEELMDIVELESSNGQLNKFMYGFDPNEIIKKK; this is encoded by the coding sequence ATGACCAAATACATTAAAATTTTAGTTCTATTTTTAACCCTAGCTGCTTGCGGACAAAAAGCGATTGAAATGAAAACACCCGAAAACGCGAATGAAAAATTTACAGAATTTATCGCAAAGAAAAAATTTATAGCGGAAAATTACTATCCTGGTATTGCTGACGAAAAAATGCGACCAATTTTCACAAAGAAAATCAACAATGCTGCTTCTGACTTTAAAAATGTTGCAGAATCTGAAAATCCGACTAACAAAAAATACCAAGAACAAATTAAAATCGGACTTTCAAGATTTGCCGACGTTTATATGGAATTGGACAGCGAAGACCGGGAAAGAATTTGTACATATTTTGAGGAATTAATGGATATTGTCGAGTTGGAAAGTTCGAATGGACAATTAAATAAATTTATGTATGGATTTGACCCTAATGAAATAATAAAGAAGAAGTAA
- a CDS encoding type II toxin-antitoxin system death-on-curing family toxin, translating to MAFMYFDFEYAVREHDYIIEHSGGLTGAKDLGQLHATLDFVQNDDYYPELEDKVAYLFYSINKNHAFNDGNKRSSIALSAYFLEINGLDHLVSKFISSTENIAVDVADNIIDRDLLKEIIASIIYEEDFSYELKLRIIVAKTRE from the coding sequence ATGGCATTTATGTATTTCGATTTTGAATACGCAGTCAGAGAACACGATTATATAATTGAACATTCAGGTGGATTGACTGGAGCAAAAGATTTAGGACAACTTCATGCTACCTTAGATTTCGTTCAAAACGACGACTATTATCCTGAATTGGAAGATAAAGTTGCTTATTTATTTTATTCAATAAACAAGAATCACGCATTTAATGACGGAAACAAAAGGTCTTCTATTGCACTAAGCGCATATTTCTTGGAAATTAATGGACTAGACCATCTTGTATCTAAATTCATTTCATCAACTGAAAATATTGCTGTGGATGTTGCTGATAATATTATTGATAGAGACTTACTTAAAGAAATCATTGCTTCTATTATATATGAAGAAGATTTTAGCTACGAATTAAAACTAAGAATAATAGTGGCTAAAACAAGAGAATAG
- a CDS encoding DNA-binding protein yields MKDLISSNIDRQNILNNPLVLSNLRDYFGIPGILFQEEYKYTKQQISEFYQIDIATIDRYLENHEKELKHNGYIVLKGKNLKEFKTDFGHIINLSNKTSQLGVFNFRSFLNLGMLLVESEMAKALRSKILDIVIDTLNEKAGGSTKYINQRDEDFLNAILKEPHYRKEFTQALSTYLDLGNFKYAIYTSKIYECIFKENAVEYKKILNISEKENARDTMYSEVLKLIASFETGLAHEMKEKYESLGRKLTKSEMDLLLFQFSEHPLFKPLIEDARIKMASRDYGFRKVFHDSLKNYINTVAQSDFERFLGDKSKALEERIDENIDVFKRLKNR; encoded by the coding sequence ATGAAAGATTTAATTTCTTCAAATATAGACAGACAGAATATCTTAAACAATCCTCTAGTATTAAGCAATCTAAGGGATTACTTTGGTATTCCTGGAATACTATTTCAAGAAGAATATAAATATACTAAACAACAAATATCTGAATTCTATCAAATTGATATAGCCACAATTGACAGATATCTTGAGAATCATGAAAAGGAGCTTAAGCACAATGGCTATATTGTTTTGAAAGGTAAAAATCTAAAAGAATTCAAAACAGATTTTGGACATATCATAAATCTTTCTAATAAAACATCTCAACTGGGGGTATTCAATTTCAGGTCATTTCTAAACTTGGGAATGTTATTGGTTGAAAGTGAAATGGCCAAAGCATTGAGAAGTAAAATTCTTGATATCGTAATTGATACTCTAAATGAAAAAGCTGGAGGTTCAACCAAATATATAAACCAAAGAGACGAAGATTTTTTAAATGCTATTCTTAAAGAGCCACATTATAGAAAAGAATTCACTCAAGCTTTAAGCACATACCTAGATTTAGGAAACTTCAAGTATGCCATTTATACAAGTAAAATTTACGAATGTATATTCAAAGAAAATGCTGTAGAATATAAAAAAATACTCAATATAAGTGAAAAGGAGAATGCAAGAGATACAATGTATTCAGAAGTTTTAAAACTCATAGCCTCTTTCGAGACTGGTCTCGCTCACGAAATGAAAGAGAAATATGAGTCTCTTGGTAGAAAATTGACAAAATCAGAAATGGACTTACTTCTATTTCAATTTTCAGAACATCCATTATTCAAGCCCTTAATTGAAGATGCAAGAATAAAAATGGCAAGTCGAGATTATGGATTTAGAAAAGTATTTCACGATAGCTTAAAAAATTATATCAATACCGTAGCGCAATCTGACTTTGAACGATTTTTAGGAGATAAAAGTAAGGCACTAGAAGAAAGAATCGACGAAAATATTGATGTTTTTAAACGCCTTAAAAATCGATAG
- a CDS encoding helix-turn-helix domain-containing protein yields the protein MKTQFDISQLIEAGKIQDELDFERALIADRKLRILSKENPKFKSIRKKLRDLIESYEKQNWSANSKISDKKLRESDIAELIAEKERLFIQRRKELIRKKLKSLNLTQQEFGEILGHRNKSYISELMNGVSPFSLKDLIVINRLLKIDLTDLVPTFLPQSDRIKIRTTIKKLNNPKLKLSKTTWQ from the coding sequence ATGAAAACACAATTTGACATATCACAACTGATTGAGGCAGGAAAGATCCAAGACGAACTGGATTTTGAAAGAGCATTAATTGCAGACAGAAAATTACGTATTCTCTCTAAGGAAAATCCAAAATTTAAATCTATTAGAAAAAAATTGAGAGATTTGATTGAAAGTTATGAAAAACAAAACTGGAGTGCTAACTCAAAAATATCTGATAAAAAACTACGCGAAAGTGACATTGCAGAATTAATTGCAGAAAAGGAGCGTTTATTTATTCAACGGAGAAAAGAGTTGATCCGAAAAAAATTAAAGAGCCTAAATTTAACACAACAAGAATTCGGAGAAATTTTAGGACATCGAAATAAATCTTATATCTCTGAGCTTATGAATGGCGTGAGTCCTTTCTCCTTAAAAGATTTGATCGTAATCAATCGACTTTTAAAAATTGACTTGACCGATTTAGTTCCGACTTTCTTACCGCAATCTGACAGGATAAAAATTAGAACAACTATTAAAAAACTTAATAATCCAAAATTAAAATTAAGTAAAACGACTTGGCAATAG
- a CDS encoding type II toxin-antitoxin system HigB family toxin — translation MRLTNKKILEKLKRKNKGNVSLANAIDKLIKDINGNDWKDQTELNKTRTDADKIHSDGFYFFNINIHRTMIMIEFSDSEATVVWAGTHQEYETIFKNNRNTIKKWLKSNNWI, via the coding sequence GTGAGACTTACCAATAAGAAAATACTAGAGAAACTAAAAAGGAAGAATAAAGGAAATGTCTCTTTAGCTAACGCTATTGATAAGCTTATTAAGGATATTAATGGGAATGATTGGAAAGACCAAACTGAATTAAACAAAACAAGAACCGATGCTGACAAAATACATAGCGACGGATTTTACTTCTTTAATATCAATATCCACAGAACGATGATTATGATTGAGTTTAGTGATAGTGAAGCTACTGTTGTATGGGCTGGAACACATCAAGAATATGAAACTATTTTTAAGAATAATAGAAATACTATAAAAAAGTGGTTAAAGTCTAACAATTGGATTTAA
- a CDS encoding DUF6896 domain-containing protein, translated as MIKKWIHNLLKKEERNDVNLDIVQEAITDYRQEGKELMFKLGEKYGLDIGIKEDYEKLISRSNKNIPRRGELSKRWNYNFHIGGCRFYNKKHQKKVEVVLTNSPEFGHIDSWFLLSYMQSVDKYKSEVEGMDRQNLKLVVEKLYMDNKIKKVE; from the coding sequence ATGATTAAAAAATGGATTCATAACCTTCTCAAAAAAGAAGAAAGGAACGATGTCAATCTTGATATTGTTCAAGAAGCTATAACTGATTATCGTCAAGAAGGAAAAGAACTTATGTTTAAGCTTGGAGAAAAATATGGTTTAGATATTGGGATTAAAGAAGATTACGAAAAATTAATTTCAAGAAGTAATAAAAATATTCCTAGAAGAGGAGAACTTTCAAAAAGATGGAACTACAACTTTCATATAGGAGGATGCAGATTTTATAATAAAAAACATCAAAAGAAAGTAGAGGTCGTTTTAACCAATTCACCTGAATTTGGGCATATAGATTCTTGGTTTCTTTTATCTTATATGCAGTCAGTTGATAAGTACAAAAGTGAAGTTGAAGGAATGGATCGGCAGAATTTAAAATTAGTTGTCGAAAAATTATATATGGATAATAAAATAAAAAAAGTTGAGTAA
- the tpiA gene encoding triose-phosphate isomerase: MRKKIVAGNWKMNKNLAETGNLLGELKGRVDQIDNVEVIVAPTFTNLYYSFEQLRETTITVAAQNMHQAANGAFTGEISADMLKSIGVETVILGHSERRAHFGETDAILKEKVVTAIQKEMTVIFCFGEELNDRKSDKHFDLVASQLKNALFDLDKSAWSQIILAYEPVWAIGTGETASPKQAQEMHAFIRKTIAKAFDQQIADQVSILYGGSVKPANAKEIFAKQDVDGGLIGGAALDAESFEAIVRAI; the protein is encoded by the coding sequence ATGAGAAAAAAGATTGTTGCCGGAAACTGGAAAATGAATAAAAACCTGGCGGAAACAGGTAATTTGTTAGGTGAATTAAAAGGACGAGTAGATCAAATCGATAATGTTGAAGTTATTGTAGCCCCTACGTTTACTAATTTGTATTACAGTTTTGAACAATTGCGAGAGACTACCATTACCGTAGCTGCACAAAATATGCACCAAGCGGCTAATGGTGCTTTTACCGGTGAAATTTCTGCGGATATGTTAAAAAGTATCGGAGTAGAGACGGTAATTTTAGGGCATAGCGAACGAAGAGCCCATTTTGGGGAAACGGATGCTATTCTTAAAGAAAAAGTAGTTACGGCTATACAAAAAGAAATGACTGTCATTTTTTGTTTTGGAGAAGAATTAAACGACCGGAAAAGTGATAAACATTTTGACCTGGTAGCAAGCCAACTTAAAAATGCGTTGTTTGACCTGGATAAAAGTGCCTGGAGCCAAATTATTCTGGCTTATGAACCGGTCTGGGCCATTGGTACGGGAGAAACGGCAAGCCCGAAACAAGCCCAGGAAATGCATGCCTTTATCCGAAAAACGATTGCAAAAGCTTTTGATCAGCAAATTGCAGATCAGGTTTCCATCCTTTATGGTGGTAGTGTTAAACCAGCCAATGCTAAAGAAATTTTTGCTAAACAAGATGTAGACGGAGGACTGATCGGAGGTGCCGCCCTAGATGCTGAAAGTTTTGAAGCTATTGTTAGGGCTATTTAG
- a CDS encoding circularly permuted type 2 ATP-grasp protein, whose translation MDLPLFSSYRYNNTYFDEVFEKEEKAKEVYTTLFNLYSGHTISDFKNLNEKAKASFFNQGITFQVYGNNETKEKIFPFDLFPRIIDGEEWEHIEKGVLQRSKALNLFLKDIYHDQEIIKEGIVPREMIASSENYLEQMKGFDPPGGIYNHISGTDLIKHADGKYYVLEDNIRCPSGVSYVVCNRTALKRALFGVFDQYKIKTVTDYAQNLLEILETVKPKGVDTPTCVVLTPGVFNSAYYEHSYLAKGMGVELVEGRDLFVENDFVYMKTINGPQRVDVIYRRVDDLFIDPKVFKPDSVLGVPGLFSAYLKGHVCLVNAPGTGVADDKAIYTYMPEIIKYYLGEDPILSNVHTYHCSREEDMKYVLDNIEKLVIKPVDESGGYGISIGNRLTQEEIKEVRETITKHPRKYIAQPIMSLSVHATYIEEEESFEPRHVDLRTFTLLGQDKDFVLKGGLTRVALKRGNLIVNSSQGGGSKDTWVLKK comes from the coding sequence ATGGACTTACCCTTATTTTCTTCTTACCGGTACAATAACACCTATTTTGACGAAGTTTTTGAAAAAGAAGAAAAAGCTAAAGAGGTGTATACTACTTTATTTAATCTTTACAGTGGTCATACCATTTCGGATTTTAAAAACCTTAATGAGAAGGCAAAAGCTTCCTTTTTTAACCAGGGGATTACCTTTCAGGTGTATGGAAATAACGAAACCAAAGAAAAAATTTTTCCGTTTGACCTATTTCCACGGATTATTGATGGTGAAGAGTGGGAACATATCGAAAAAGGAGTATTGCAACGTAGCAAAGCACTCAATTTATTTCTAAAAGATATCTATCACGATCAGGAAATTATAAAAGAAGGAATTGTTCCCAGGGAAATGATTGCTTCTTCAGAAAATTACCTGGAACAAATGAAAGGCTTTGATCCTCCCGGTGGGATTTACAATCATATTAGTGGTACGGATTTAATCAAACATGCAGATGGTAAATATTATGTTCTTGAAGACAATATACGTTGTCCGTCAGGGGTAAGTTATGTGGTTTGTAACCGTACTGCCTTAAAACGAGCATTATTTGGGGTTTTTGATCAGTATAAAATTAAAACGGTAACCGATTATGCGCAAAATCTATTGGAAATCCTGGAAACAGTAAAACCCAAAGGCGTAGATACTCCGACTTGCGTGGTTTTGACCCCGGGCGTTTTTAACTCGGCGTACTACGAACATTCGTATCTGGCCAAAGGTATGGGCGTGGAGTTGGTTGAAGGCCGGGACCTGTTTGTGGAGAATGATTTTGTTTATATGAAAACCATTAACGGGCCACAACGAGTAGATGTTATTTACCGTAGGGTGGATGATCTTTTTATTGACCCTAAAGTTTTTAAACCGGATTCAGTACTGGGGGTTCCAGGATTATTTTCGGCTTATTTAAAAGGTCATGTTTGCCTGGTAAATGCACCCGGAACCGGAGTAGCAGATGATAAAGCCATCTATACCTATATGCCGGAAATTATTAAATATTACCTGGGAGAAGATCCGATTTTAAGCAACGTACATACGTACCATTGTAGCCGGGAAGAAGATATGAAATACGTACTGGATAATATCGAAAAACTGGTAATTAAACCTGTTGATGAATCCGGAGGCTACGGTATCTCTATCGGAAACAGGTTGACCCAGGAAGAAATTAAAGAAGTGCGGGAAACCATTACCAAACATCCTCGAAAATATATCGCACAACCCATTATGTCTTTATCGGTACATGCGACTTATATTGAAGAGGAAGAATCCTTTGAACCCCGACACGTGGATTTACGTACATTTACGTTATTAGGACAAGATAAAGACTTTGTTTTAAAAGGCGGATTGACCCGGGTAGCATTAAAAAGAGGAAATTTAATTGTAAATTCTTCGCAGGGCGGAGGGTCTAAAGATACCTGGGTATTAAAAAAATAA